The genomic interval GGCTTCCACCCCGACCCCAGCGTGTGCCGGGTCGGCGAGGACTACTACCTGGCGTGCTCCAGCTTCGAGTACTTCCCGGGGGTCCCGCTCTTCCACAGCCGGGACCTGGTGCACTGGCGCCAGGTCGGCAACATCCTTGACCGGCCGGGGCAGTTGGACCTGCCGGACGACACCCCCGCCTCGGCCGGCATCTACGCCCCGACCCTCCGCCACCACGACGGCCGCTTCCACCTGATCACCACCGACGTGCGCGGCAAGGGCACCTTCCTCGTCACCGCCGACCGCCCCGAGGGCCCCTGGTCGGACCCGGTCCTCGTCGACGTGCCCGGCATCGACCCCGACCTGGCCTGGGACGAGGACGGCACCTGCTGGTGCGCCGTCGCCGGGGTGACGGTGTCCCGCATCGACCCGGCGACCGGCAAGGTCCTGGAGGGCCCGCTCCCGATCTGGTCCGGCACCGGACTCCAGCACCCGGAGGCCCCGCACCTCTACCGCGTCGGCGACTGGTGGTACCTGATGATCGCCGAGGGCGGCACCGCGGACGGCCACAGCGTCTCCATCGCCCGCGCCCGCTCCCCGCGCGGCCCCTACGAACCGGCCCCCGCGAACCCGATCCTCTCCCACCGCAGCACCGACCTCCCCATCCAGAGCACCGGCCACGCGGACCTGGTCACCGCCCCCGACGGCACCTGGTGGATGGTCCTGCTCGGCACCCGGCCCCGGGGCTGGTTCCCCGGCTTCCACGTGCTCGGCCGCGAGACGTTCCTGACCCCGGTGGAATGGGTGGACGGCTGGCCCAGGGTCGGCCCGGTACGGGAACAACACCCGGCGCCGGAGGCCTGGCACCCCTTCCAACTCCCGCCGGTGCGCGACGACTTCAACGCCCCGAACCTCGCCCACTCCTGGATCTCCCCGCGTAGCAGGCCGGCCGACAGCTGGTCACTGACCGAGCGCCCGGGCTGGCTGACCCTCGACGCGAAGTCCGCCCCCGCGTTCCTCGCCCGCAGGCAGCAGCACCCCGACTGCCGCGCGTCCGTGCGGATCGACCCCGGCTCCGGCCGAGCCGGCCTCTCCGTCCGCATGGACGAGGCGCATCACTACGACGTCGAGGTCGCCGGGGGAGTGGTGGGCGTGGTCGCGCGGATCGGCCCGGTACGACAGCGGGTCGCCGAGCATCCGGTGGCGCCGGGCCCGGTCGTCCTGACCGTCGACATCACCGCGACGGACGCCGAGACGCGAGCCCCCGACATCCTCGCCTTCTCCATGGAGGGTGCCGAAGGCGCCGTAGAACTGGCCGAGTTGGACGGACGCTATCTGTCCACGCAAGTGGCAGGGGGATTCACCGGACGGGTGATCGGTATGTACGTCACCGAGGGGAAAGCGGCCTTCGACTGGTTCGACTACCAGGAGGCACTCCGATAGCGGCCGACTACGCGGGGTGACCGACCCCGGAAATGCGTCGGGGCCGGTGCGCACCTCATGTGTGCGGCCGGCCCCTCATGTCCCTGAAATGCTCAAGCGGGAAATGCTCAAGCGGCTGTCACCACTTGGCGGTGCGGGGCGATGATCTGCCCGTCGGGCAGGAGCTCACCGGTGTCCTCGAACAGGAGAACGCCGTTGCACAGCAGGCTCCAGCCCTGTTCCGGGTGGTGCGCCATGAGGCGGGCGGATTCCCGGTCGGCGGATTCGGCTGTGGGACACGGTGGCTGGTGCTTGCACATTGGTGGGATCTCTCGCTCTGTTGTGGTCATTTCCGTCCCCCGTGGTGTTGAGTCGGTCCGAACCCAGTGTTGCCCCATGGACGTCGATCCGCAGGGATTTAGCAGCACCGCTTCTCACAGGTTCATGACGCATCACCCGCGCGGACGGTTCATCCCAATTCCCGGCTCGTACGAGCTTTTTCGTGCTCGGACGAGCGTTACGAGCGTGAAAGGGCCGGAAACGCGATCGTACCCCGCTGCCGGGAATTCGGCGGCGGGGTACGGGGGTGACGGCGGGGAAAGTCAGGCGGGTGAACCGAGCAGCGGCGCGGGAGACACCCGATGGGTCAGCATCGGCAGCAACTCGGCGACCCGGTGCGGACGATGGGCCGCGATGCCGGGCGGTGCCGGGGCCAGCGGGACCAGCAGATCGGTCGCGACGGGGCGGCCGCCGGCGCCGTCCTCGGTGAGGTCGCCGTGCAGCCAGAGCGTGAGCATGTAGAGGCCGGGCACGGAGAGGAGCCGCGGCTGGTAGGCGCCCTTCATGTTCTCTGCCTGGCGCAGCGCCCGCTCGGTGGAGGCGATGTAGGGGCCCTCGAAGAAGTGCGAGAACGCCCAGCCGTCCGGGGTCAGCATGGTCTCGGCCGCGGCGACCGCGCGGTCCCCGCAGCGGATCAGGAAACGCCATCCGGCCAGCCGGGTGACGGCCGTCCCGTCCGCGGACACGCGATCCAACACATGCAGGGGCAAAGGGAGTTCGGGTGTCGCCGGTCCCTGGGCCGCGCGCAGGGACGGGGTTTTGGCCTCGCGGACCGCGGTGGGAGAACCGAGTGCCGTGAGAACGGAGCGCAGGGCGGGCGCGGGAGCCGGGGGGACATGCAGCGGCATGGTGGGTCGCCTCTCATTCGACAGGCACTGATGGCGCGAGGGCGGGGCGGGGGCGGACGGCGCTGTCAGCTCTCGGGGTCAGGGAGGCCGGGCCGGGTTCCGCGAACATGGGTACGGCCTGCCGCACGTCACCTAGACGGCAGGTTCCAGGACCGGGGCGCCAACCTTCTGCCTTGTTCGCGGAGTTTATACGACACGGGTTCAGACGATGTTTCGTCTAGCCGTTTCCCGTATGAACAACAAGGACCTATTAGGCCAGCGATTCACGGGAATCATCCCGGTTCCGAACGGGCCCTACGGCGATGACCTCGGGATATGTCACCGATGGGGTCGGCCAATTCTCGTCGGCGTTTTTCACGAGGTCTTCATTGTCCGGGAACTGCTCGCTGCCGCATGCCTCGTGAATGTGCCGCGGGTCACGTTCGACCAGAGTAGCGGGCGCCGGGCCGGTGCGGGGACGTTATCGATCGCCAGGTCTGGGCATCATCCTTCCTGACCCGGGGACGAGTGGGACGAGGAGGTGACGCATCGTGGGGGAGAAGGTCGTTTCGGGAGGAACGTTCGAGCTCGCCGACCGTCAGCGCTACCGCGCCAAGCTGCGGCGCTGTCTGACGGGACTGGAGCGGCTGCTGGCCGAGAAGCGGTTCGACCGCCCCAGGAACCTCATGGGGCTGGAGATCGAACTGAACCTCGTCGGCTCCGACGGCATGCCGAGAATGCTGAATGGAGAGGTGCTGGAACGCATCGCGAGCCGAGATTTCCAAACAGAACTCGCCATGTTCAATCTGGAAGTCAACATTGCCCCACACCGATTGGAGGGCCGGGTATTCGACCGGCTCGCCGAGGAGATCCGTACGTCACTGGCATATGCCCATCGGAAAGCGGGCGAGGTCGACGCCGGAATACTGATGATCGGCATTCTGCCGACGCTCGACCGGGACGACCTGGTCTCCTCGAACCTCTCCGCGGTCGACCGCTACACCCTGCTCAACGAC from Streptomyces sp. NBC_01288 carries:
- a CDS encoding glycoside hydrolase family 43 protein — protein: MRTYDNPVIGGFHPDPSVCRVGEDYYLACSSFEYFPGVPLFHSRDLVHWRQVGNILDRPGQLDLPDDTPASAGIYAPTLRHHDGRFHLITTDVRGKGTFLVTADRPEGPWSDPVLVDVPGIDPDLAWDEDGTCWCAVAGVTVSRIDPATGKVLEGPLPIWSGTGLQHPEAPHLYRVGDWWYLMIAEGGTADGHSVSIARARSPRGPYEPAPANPILSHRSTDLPIQSTGHADLVTAPDGTWWMVLLGTRPRGWFPGFHVLGRETFLTPVEWVDGWPRVGPVREQHPAPEAWHPFQLPPVRDDFNAPNLAHSWISPRSRPADSWSLTERPGWLTLDAKSAPAFLARRQQHPDCRASVRIDPGSGRAGLSVRMDEAHHYDVEVAGGVVGVVARIGPVRQRVAEHPVAPGPVVLTVDITATDAETRAPDILAFSMEGAEGAVELAELDGRYLSTQVAGGFTGRVIGMYVTEGKAAFDWFDYQEALR
- a CDS encoding DUF5999 family protein, which translates into the protein MCKHQPPCPTAESADRESARLMAHHPEQGWSLLCNGVLLFEDTGELLPDGQIIAPHRQVVTAA